The following proteins are encoded in a genomic region of Streptomyces lunaelactis:
- the ureB gene encoding urease subunit beta translates to MTIHDPFDEPDEEVAVHPGKFEFVAEPEPHPEEKCPEHREAPVSALPVVEQPHLVSFNDGEPVTRLWVRNLSDRPIQVGSHFHFAEANAGHGSGDEAKPGLVFDREQARGMRLNIPSGTSERFEPGDERCVELVRIKGQRKVKGLQIKAGNGELDG, encoded by the coding sequence GTGACGATCCACGATCCCTTCGACGAGCCGGACGAGGAAGTGGCCGTGCACCCCGGCAAGTTCGAGTTCGTAGCCGAGCCCGAGCCGCACCCTGAGGAGAAGTGCCCGGAGCATCGTGAGGCGCCGGTGAGTGCCCTGCCGGTGGTCGAGCAGCCGCACCTGGTGAGCTTCAACGACGGCGAGCCGGTCACTCGGCTGTGGGTGCGCAATCTGTCGGACCGGCCGATTCAGGTCGGCTCTCACTTCCACTTCGCCGAGGCGAACGCGGGGCACGGGTCCGGTGACGAGGCCAAGCCGGGGCTGGTCTTCGACCGTGAACAGGCCCGCGGGATGCGGCTGAACATTCCCTCCGGCACGTCGGAGCGATTCGAGCCCGGTGACGAGCGGTGTGTGGAGCTCGTGCGGATCAAGGGGCAGCGGAAAGTGAAGGGACTGCAGATCAAGGCCGGGAACGGAGAACTCGATGGCTGA
- a CDS encoding tyrosine-type recombinase/integrase has product MALDSGAGLSNATLQQRLVSVRLFYDFLVEEGLRQDNPVGRGRYTPGARGGGRQRGLVRRLVKLPWIPNDEEWRAVLAIAAAEPVRTRLMPALAYDAALRREDLCSLRTDDLDPGRRLVRVRAETTKSRRERVVLYSAATRFLLSQYLVHRATVSRARGGLFLAESRHNFAQPLGLWTWSKVVRRSPAYRHPHARRPHAAGAQPARHCHHAAHRRGAPRQVSTAKRS; this is encoded by the coding sequence GTGGCTCTGGACTCGGGTGCCGGGTTGTCGAACGCGACGCTCCAGCAGCGTCTGGTGTCGGTGCGGTTGTTCTACGACTTCCTGGTCGAGGAGGGGCTGCGCCAGGACAATCCCGTCGGCCGGGGACGCTACACGCCTGGGGCCCGTGGCGGCGGGCGGCAGCGTGGGCTGGTGCGGAGGCTGGTGAAGCTTCCCTGGATCCCCAACGACGAGGAGTGGCGGGCCGTGCTGGCGATAGCCGCCGCTGAGCCGGTGCGCACCCGGCTGATGCCGGCCTTGGCCTACGATGCGGCCCTGCGCCGGGAGGATTTGTGCTCGCTGCGTACCGACGACCTGGACCCGGGGCGGCGGCTGGTGCGGGTGCGGGCGGAGACCACCAAGAGCCGCCGGGAACGAGTCGTACTCTACTCGGCGGCGACCAGGTTCCTGCTGTCGCAGTACCTGGTGCACCGGGCCACAGTCAGCCGGGCGCGTGGTGGGCTCTTCCTGGCCGAGTCGCGGCACAACTTCGCCCAGCCGCTGGGCCTGTGGACGTGGTCGAAGGTGGTGAGGCGGAGCCCGGCTTACCGACATCCCCACGCCCGCAGGCCCCACGCCGCGGGAGCTCAGCCTGCCCGCCACTGTCACCATGCTGCCCATCGTCGAGGTGCGCCAAGGCAGGTGAGCACGGCTAAACGATCTTAG